AGAAGCTTCATGAACAGCTTCCATATACTCCTGAACTCCATTAATGGCATACAAAGAAGCTGAAATTTGTCTCTCGACTTTCATTCTCTCGAAAGCACACAACTCCAATTCCTCTGAATTCGCCGTTACGTTCTCCGGTAACGGAACCCCCAATCCACAAGAAACAGAGCAAGACGAATCGCAATAACCCACCTCTCTTTCTTCCAAACAATTCGTCATATCCGGTTTATACGCCCCGTCGAACAATCCATCGTCCTGAATTGACGGATCCGCGACGGCGGAAGTGGCAGCGGCCGCGGCGGAGGTGGTGGTGGGATTTTCTAGGGATTTTCGATTTACGGTTTTTTTGGTGTTTAATAGGGAGCGGATTCTAGAAGCGATTGGAGAATTCGTAGAGATTTGTGGAATGAAATTGGTTCTTGTATTGGATCCTCGAAGAAGACAAGCGGCTTCATCGTAAGCACGGGCGGCTTCTTCGGCGGTCTCGAAAGTTCCAAGCCACATTCGGATTTTTTTCGTCGTGTCTTTGATTTCCGCCACCCATCTGCCCGATGGCCGTTGCCGAACTCCGACGAACTTGTTTCCATTGTTGTTACCTCTGCTTCTGCCTTTGAATTTGCTTGTTTTTATTACGGATACGGCGGCTCCGCCGTGAGTCTCCGGCGACTGAAAGTCGATTTCCATGGCGGGAATTTTTAAgttgtagaagaagaagaagaagaagaagaatcttGTTTGTTGGAAAATGGGAAATGGGGatttttatatgaaattgaaattgattgattttattatttatttgggaATTATTGGGGAATGAGTTGAATTTGAAATGGCAGCAACAAAACTTTTGTAATGGTTTCTTGTGTTTGGTTTCATGTTCTTGGTCTTTAACTTTGTGTATTAAAAAATTCACTAAAAAGGAATTAGGTCATTTAAGTCTTTAATTCTTAGTCTTTTGTTTCCCAAAATACCCTTTGAAAATATGactttgattttcttctttttttttttttttagtgaaaaaCAAATGAGATATTTTTGGTTTACTAATGCTTCTAGTAGGTCTTTAGAATTAGTGTGTGAATAATTATAAGTACGAGTAGAAAGTTCTTCGataataaatcattttgatGTTTGGTCCGACATTTTTATgtgaaa
The nucleotide sequence above comes from Benincasa hispida cultivar B227 chromosome 3, ASM972705v1, whole genome shotgun sequence. Encoded proteins:
- the LOC120074282 gene encoding ethylene-responsive transcription factor ERN1-like, whose protein sequence is MEIDFQSPETHGGAAVSVIKTSKFKGRSRGNNNGNKFVGVRQRPSGRWVAEIKDTTKKIRMWLGTFETAEEAARAYDEAACLLRGSNTRTNFIPQISTNSPIASRIRSLLNTKKTVNRKSLENPTTTSAAAAATSAVADPSIQDDGLFDGAYKPDMTNCLEEREVGYCDSSCSVSCGLGVPLPENVTANSEELELCAFERMKVERQISASLYAINGVQEYMEAVHEASEPIWDLPPLCSLFC